ATCCCACATTTGTATGCGAGTTCAACAAAAATTTTGATAACGATAGTGTTGATGAATTTCATATATTTGAACAGGATCACGAGGGTAGTAATGGTTCATTAAGTGATAAGGAAGATGTATCACTTGATCCTTTTGGGATTTATGATGTTATGAAAAAAATTGGATAATGAAGAGGAATTTAAAAAATCAACCAAGTTGCATAAGGTTTCATCTCAGGGGCAATATCGGAATTCTGTCCCAATTACAGAAGATTCAGTGTTCCAGGAACCTTCCCATGGTGCTTCTCCTGGTACAATTCATGTTAGTCAACAGAACCCCAGTTATCACGATCAAGAATCACCTTGCCCGCAAAATGAAGTCAGACCGACAGCAGCTCAAGTTGCTCCTGTTGTTGCCAAAATTGCGACAACATCCAATGCAGTTGTCAAAAATGCGACAGCAAAACCTTATGATGTTCCGGATTCGATTTCGACAGCATCAACCCTGTTTTTCTCATCTAACCTTCGTAAAATTTATGAAGATAATCATAACACAGTGGGTGAGAATGAGGGTAGTCTCGAAAATTATTTGTCTAACGACAGGGACCACATTAATCCGATGGGCTTTTCTGGAGGTTATGGTCAAGTCTCAGGCATTAACACTTCTGAAGAAGATCTTTCGCATCCCCAAGGATTTTCAAATCAGTGTTTTTCGTTTTCAGAAAATAAACAAAGTAGTTCAGGTGGtattgaaaaaaataattcatTTCTTAATGAATTAAAAAAAACCATTGCTATGGGAGAATTGTTGGGGTATAATATGGATGGATGCATGGATCAGGTTACAGAGATTTTACAAGGACATGTTAAAAAGCAAGCTCCAAAATGAATTTCTTATCAATCAATATCCAAGGGGCGTCCTCCTCTGCTAAGAGGAGTTGGATAAGAAAATTGTGTACTCgtcataaaattaattttttagcTATTCAAGAAACTAAGTTGGAGAGTGTTGACTTAGTTATGGCTAGATCTTTTTGGGGTAATTATTCTTTTATGCATGCTTTCTCTCCTTCTCGTGCAGCTTCCGGGGGTATTCTAGCTATTTGGGATGTGGATTTGATTTCTCATAATCATGTTTCAGTTCATGAtggttttgttgttattgaagcAGTTTGGGTTCGTTCGGGCCTCCAAGTGAACTTTATTGTTGTTTATGCTCCTCAAGGGTTAAGTAAAAAAAGACTTCTTTGGATtgatatttataattttatatctaATTCTTCGGGGGAATGCATTATTATGGGTGATTTCAATGAAGTTAGGGATGAATCCGAGAGAATGGGGTCGAAATTCTATATGTTTTCTGCTAGAGTTTTTAATGATTTTATTAACTCTCTTAACCTGGTGGATGTTCCTTTGGGTGGTCCTAGATTTACTTGGAGCGATAAATGGGGTTCCAAATTTAGCAAGCTTGATAGATTTTTGGTTACCGAGGGTTTTTTGGAGTTTTTTCCTCACCTTTCAGCTATGGTCTTGGATAAGAATATTCCAGA
The genomic region above belongs to Lactuca sativa cultivar Salinas chromosome 4, Lsat_Salinas_v11, whole genome shotgun sequence and contains:
- the LOC111917882 gene encoding uncharacterized protein LOC111917882, encoding MARSFWGNYSFMHAFSPSRAASGGILAIWDVDLISHNHVSVHDGFVVIEAVWVRSGLQVNFIVVYAPQGLSKKRLLWIDIYNFISNSSGECIIMGDFNEVRDESERMGSKFYMFSARVFNDFINSLNLVDVPLGGPRFTWSDKWGSKFSKLDRFLVTEGFLEFFPHLSAMVLDKNIPDRRPILLLEHRVDYGPTPFRIFHSWFDMEGFDDIVRETWATSVVDLDLTNPWVIFKKKLQFLKSKIREWNSKHWDMAASKRKNLQDLVEPIDVRLMEDEGSATLREQRVSLLKEISDLDHLAQVDLAQKAKIQWGHRRG